A genome region from Anastrepha ludens isolate Willacy chromosome 3, idAnaLude1.1, whole genome shotgun sequence includes the following:
- the LOC128858754 gene encoding protein vreteno isoform X1, which yields MSHDETIHEIEKQLNAWNPMRDDYTNSHFNKYSSGPGAYLDAALQSAQQVKDARRQQSNFKKEDQNPGNKFVPYLVLKNLPNGITKNVIKNICSRFGRVTDVRDSKKNDYIFIDFPNVAEMEGVYRGLVNNSYGFTVLVGKQKSKQQTEPTFSDTDENLTPIKVDKDAIDLENRNYRASEKNLPRPHFKRKPNVSQKSYEEENSLLQRNDPKRNFLIADDAHNLERLGLQDGTPKNMEDSKYKFRTGRAFIEMPQKTKNFIEEKSHKSLGSYDPTSRTYENNHEARQIGRPLDIGQCANCQRTCDIVCARCQTYFCGLECQRQAWPNHRQICSKERFNNLKQSLQEANRLSNSNITKATSQAECSQITSSSSSINTSPKNLEKLMESKSKETPRSGGLVALTSITKTNVVFIRSKTHEDNCNFFKLVNDVQIAGDSIKKLSSLPRCGQIVIADFEGQFNRAMVLNSDNEQRIKLVYIDYGNLDARKYEDLYEAPEQFVSKQRLAVPVILKDVPEMYMTEEIRKFMYSYLDGIDLVIKYDSENDYLAVEGVHKVELIDATTNQNFNKMVSKLCKPKEPVGQDEAYFANYLPQKQLPEGENIELVVMDNSLLCTGCLSCTTKEWAIEIEKFQKDLQYYAESLEEQSYTPRISELCIAKYKVDGKWYRGRCLEIVGDGYPSIIFIDYGNIGMVSVNDIRRYPAQFTFPIYTCDCEIKGLPEQCDEDLVQKLEELIPNGSTINCNMVTIYKEDNFHAITLTKLIQNLETEGLLKQV from the exons ATGTCCCACGATGAAACAATACACGAGATTGAAAAGCAGCTTAATGCATGGAATCCAATGCGAGATGATTACACCAATTCTCATTTCAATAAGTACAGTAGTGGACCTGGAGCATATTTAGATGCTGCTTTGCAGTCTGCGCAACAAGTCAAAGACGCGAGGAGACAACAATCGAATTTCAAAAAGGAGGATCAGAATCCCGGCAACAAATTTGTGCCATACTTGGTGCTGAAAAATTTGCCAAATGGGATTACAAAGAacgtcattaaaaatatttgttctcgGTTTGGACGTGTAACTGATGTGCGTGatagcaaaaaaaatgattatatcTTCATCGATTTCCCCAATGTGGC CGAAATGGAGGGAGTGTATCGGGGATTGGTCAATAACAGCTACGGTTTTACTGTATTGGTTGGTAAGCAAAAGAGCAAACAACAAACTGAGCCCACTTTCTCCGATACTGACGAAAATCTGACACCAATAAAAGTTGATAAGGATGCAATCGATTTAGAAAACag AAACTATCGAGCATCCGAGAAAAATTTGCCGAGGCCGCACTTCAAGCGCAAACCAAATGTTAGTCAAAAAAGTTATGAAGAAGAAAATTCACTTTTGCAACGTAATGACCCAAAGCGAAATTTCCTAATTGCCGACGATGCCCATAATCTTGAACGCTTGGGACTACAAGACGGTACCCCAAAAAATATGGAggattcaaaatacaaatttcgtaCAGGCAGAGCATTCATCGA GATGCCacagaaaactaaaaatttcattgaagAAAAATCTCATAAATCCTTGGGTAGCTATGACCCCACGAGTCGTACATATGAAAATAACCATGAAGCCAGGCAAATTGGTAGACCTTTAGATATAGGACAGTGTGCTAATTGTCAACGTACTTGTGATATTGTGTGCGCACGCTGTCAAACGTACTTTTGTGGTTTGGAGTGTCAACGACAAGCTTGGCCGAACCATCGTCAAATTTGTAGTAAAGAGAG gtttaataatttaaaacaaagcTTACAGGAAGCGAATCGTTTATCCAATTCTAATATTACCAAAGCAACCAGTCAAGCCGAATGTTCGCAAATCACTTCTTCGTCTTCAAGCATCAATACGTCgcctaaaaatttggaaaaattaatgGAGTCTAAGTCGAAGGAAACTCCACGCAGCGGTGGTTTGGTTGCTCTCACATCCATAACCAAAACTAATGTCGTATTTATAAGATCAAAGACTCATGAAGATAATTGCAATTTCTTCAAACTGGTAAATGATGTGCAAATCGCTGGTGACAGTATAAAGAAATTATCTAGTTTACCAAGGTGTGGACAAATCGTTATAGCCGATTTTGAGGGTCAATTCAATCGTGCGATGGTACTAAATAGTGACAATGAGCAACGCATCAAATTGGTTTACATCGATTATGGAAACTTGGACGCACGAAAATACGAAGATTTGTATGAGGCCCCAGAACAGTTCGTTAGTAAACAACGTCTTGCTGTGCCGGTAATCTTGAAAGATGTACCAGAGATGTATATGACCGaggaaattagaaaatttatgtATTCTTATTTGGATGGTATCGATCTGGTGATAAAGTATGACAGCGAAAACGACTATTTGGCAGTAGAAGGAGTGCATAAAGTTGAGTTAATTGACGCTACTACgaatcaaaatttcaataaaatggtttctaAACTATGCAAACCCAAAGAGCCGGTTGGACAAGATGAAGCCTATTTTGCCAAT TATTTGCCACAGAAACAGTTACCAGAAGGCGAAAATATTGAATTGGTAGTTATGGATAATTCCTTGCTTTGTACGGGCTGTTTATCGTGTACTACAAAAGAATGGGCTATTGAGATagagaaatttcaaaaagatCTTCAGTACTATGCTGAGTCGTTAGAAGAGCAGAGTTATACACCACG TATCAGCGAACTTTGCATTGCCAAATATAAAGTTGATGGAAAATGGTATCGCGGACGTTGTCTGGAAATTGTTGGTGATGGCTACCCCAGCataatattcatcgactatgGCAATATCGGAATGGTCTCTGTGAATGATATAAGGCGCTATCCAGCGCAATTCACTTTTCCGATATATACATGTGATTGCGAAATTAAAG GTTTGCCGGAACAATGTGATGAAGACCTGGTTCAGAAGTTGGAAGAACTTATACCCAATGGCAGCACAATTAATTGTAATATGGTTACGATTTATAAAGAAGATAACTTCCATGCTATAACATTAACGAAGCTTATTCAAAATCTTGAGACTGAAGGCTTACTAAAACAAGTTTAA
- the LOC128858754 gene encoding protein vreteno isoform X2: MSHDETIHEIEKQLNAWNPMRDDYTNSHFNKYSSGPGAYLDAALQSAQQVKDARRQQSNFKKEDQNPGNKFVPYLVLKNLPNGITKNVIKNICSRFGRVTDVRDSKKNDYIFIDFPNVAEMEGVYRGLVNNSYGFTVLVGKQKSKQQTEPTFSDTDENLTPIKVDKDAIDLENRNYRASEKNLPRPHFKRKPNVSQKSYEEENSLLQRNDPKRNFLIADDAHNLERLGLQDGTPKNMEDSKYKFRTGRAFIEMPQKTKNFIEEKSHKSLGSYDPTSRTYENNHEARQIGRPLDIGQCANCQRTCDIVCARCQTYFCGLECQRQAWPNHRQICSKESLQEANRLSNSNITKATSQAECSQITSSSSSINTSPKNLEKLMESKSKETPRSGGLVALTSITKTNVVFIRSKTHEDNCNFFKLVNDVQIAGDSIKKLSSLPRCGQIVIADFEGQFNRAMVLNSDNEQRIKLVYIDYGNLDARKYEDLYEAPEQFVSKQRLAVPVILKDVPEMYMTEEIRKFMYSYLDGIDLVIKYDSENDYLAVEGVHKVELIDATTNQNFNKMVSKLCKPKEPVGQDEAYFANYLPQKQLPEGENIELVVMDNSLLCTGCLSCTTKEWAIEIEKFQKDLQYYAESLEEQSYTPRISELCIAKYKVDGKWYRGRCLEIVGDGYPSIIFIDYGNIGMVSVNDIRRYPAQFTFPIYTCDCEIKGLPEQCDEDLVQKLEELIPNGSTINCNMVTIYKEDNFHAITLTKLIQNLETEGLLKQV, from the exons ATGTCCCACGATGAAACAATACACGAGATTGAAAAGCAGCTTAATGCATGGAATCCAATGCGAGATGATTACACCAATTCTCATTTCAATAAGTACAGTAGTGGACCTGGAGCATATTTAGATGCTGCTTTGCAGTCTGCGCAACAAGTCAAAGACGCGAGGAGACAACAATCGAATTTCAAAAAGGAGGATCAGAATCCCGGCAACAAATTTGTGCCATACTTGGTGCTGAAAAATTTGCCAAATGGGATTACAAAGAacgtcattaaaaatatttgttctcgGTTTGGACGTGTAACTGATGTGCGTGatagcaaaaaaaatgattatatcTTCATCGATTTCCCCAATGTGGC CGAAATGGAGGGAGTGTATCGGGGATTGGTCAATAACAGCTACGGTTTTACTGTATTGGTTGGTAAGCAAAAGAGCAAACAACAAACTGAGCCCACTTTCTCCGATACTGACGAAAATCTGACACCAATAAAAGTTGATAAGGATGCAATCGATTTAGAAAACag AAACTATCGAGCATCCGAGAAAAATTTGCCGAGGCCGCACTTCAAGCGCAAACCAAATGTTAGTCAAAAAAGTTATGAAGAAGAAAATTCACTTTTGCAACGTAATGACCCAAAGCGAAATTTCCTAATTGCCGACGATGCCCATAATCTTGAACGCTTGGGACTACAAGACGGTACCCCAAAAAATATGGAggattcaaaatacaaatttcgtaCAGGCAGAGCATTCATCGA GATGCCacagaaaactaaaaatttcattgaagAAAAATCTCATAAATCCTTGGGTAGCTATGACCCCACGAGTCGTACATATGAAAATAACCATGAAGCCAGGCAAATTGGTAGACCTTTAGATATAGGACAGTGTGCTAATTGTCAACGTACTTGTGATATTGTGTGCGCACGCTGTCAAACGTACTTTTGTGGTTTGGAGTGTCAACGACAAGCTTGGCCGAACCATCGTCAAATTTGTAGTAAAGAGAG cTTACAGGAAGCGAATCGTTTATCCAATTCTAATATTACCAAAGCAACCAGTCAAGCCGAATGTTCGCAAATCACTTCTTCGTCTTCAAGCATCAATACGTCgcctaaaaatttggaaaaattaatgGAGTCTAAGTCGAAGGAAACTCCACGCAGCGGTGGTTTGGTTGCTCTCACATCCATAACCAAAACTAATGTCGTATTTATAAGATCAAAGACTCATGAAGATAATTGCAATTTCTTCAAACTGGTAAATGATGTGCAAATCGCTGGTGACAGTATAAAGAAATTATCTAGTTTACCAAGGTGTGGACAAATCGTTATAGCCGATTTTGAGGGTCAATTCAATCGTGCGATGGTACTAAATAGTGACAATGAGCAACGCATCAAATTGGTTTACATCGATTATGGAAACTTGGACGCACGAAAATACGAAGATTTGTATGAGGCCCCAGAACAGTTCGTTAGTAAACAACGTCTTGCTGTGCCGGTAATCTTGAAAGATGTACCAGAGATGTATATGACCGaggaaattagaaaatttatgtATTCTTATTTGGATGGTATCGATCTGGTGATAAAGTATGACAGCGAAAACGACTATTTGGCAGTAGAAGGAGTGCATAAAGTTGAGTTAATTGACGCTACTACgaatcaaaatttcaataaaatggtttctaAACTATGCAAACCCAAAGAGCCGGTTGGACAAGATGAAGCCTATTTTGCCAAT TATTTGCCACAGAAACAGTTACCAGAAGGCGAAAATATTGAATTGGTAGTTATGGATAATTCCTTGCTTTGTACGGGCTGTTTATCGTGTACTACAAAAGAATGGGCTATTGAGATagagaaatttcaaaaagatCTTCAGTACTATGCTGAGTCGTTAGAAGAGCAGAGTTATACACCACG TATCAGCGAACTTTGCATTGCCAAATATAAAGTTGATGGAAAATGGTATCGCGGACGTTGTCTGGAAATTGTTGGTGATGGCTACCCCAGCataatattcatcgactatgGCAATATCGGAATGGTCTCTGTGAATGATATAAGGCGCTATCCAGCGCAATTCACTTTTCCGATATATACATGTGATTGCGAAATTAAAG GTTTGCCGGAACAATGTGATGAAGACCTGGTTCAGAAGTTGGAAGAACTTATACCCAATGGCAGCACAATTAATTGTAATATGGTTACGATTTATAAAGAAGATAACTTCCATGCTATAACATTAACGAAGCTTATTCAAAATCTTGAGACTGAAGGCTTACTAAAACAAGTTTAA
- the LOC128858756 gene encoding transcription factor grauzone, producing MTCRLCLRTLVPENAICLFESPEKETKLVKLIAKYLHLEITQDDPISTSLCEDCSDHLEEFHKFWTYVDLKQSSLGSEFLAVKCSEIKKDVSVLIDVSEENADSQEEILLDLKDIPAPETYDSSNIDIVPVPENISVTPDIKLDVDVDSYNNLEADSDWKNEDESFDDDIPLLSLKDKLQKNSSSRTKIIVKNHVRIKKIGQKCKKEQSSTEKQGLRTEAAKRNEEIIGNCMLLNCDLCNVCVENYNDLRLHFTQVHNRTAYVKCCGKTFHRPNILAEHVQWHTDPSKFKCDICGKQLRSSKCLASHMKMIHSKKEKVCCPICSKVFRGQKCLDNHIRRHKDDREYPCEICNKSFANPQRLRRHIEAIHENLQRHICDICGKAFKFKPSFERHVLEHQGIIEPPVQCDICGEWSKNKHVHRLHQFKHNNIDTDCKFCGRKCRSRTALRGHINYMHKKKYDLQCSFCDKTFKETRNLEEHMATHTGAQLYSCPHCSKECRSRSNMYVHIKRMHVNEWFQSKVARSNDPTLRVENVS from the exons ATGACTTGTCGATTGTGCTTGCGCACTTTAGTACCGGAAAATGCCATTTGTTTATTTGAATCTCCCGAAAAGGAGACGAAGCTTGTTAAGTTAATAGCAAAATACTTACATTTGGAG ATAACGCAGGATGACCCGATATCAACTTCATTGTGTGAAGATTGCAGTGATCATTTGGAGGAATTTCACAAATTCTGGACCTATGTCGATTTAAAGCAGAGTTCGTTGGGTAGTGAATTCCTCGCAGTTAAATGCAGTGAAATAAAGAAAGACGTATCGGTATTAATTGATGTCAGTGAGGAGAATGCTGATAGCCAAGAAGAAATACTGCTGGATTTAAAAGATATACCAGCACCAGAAACTTATGACAGCAGCAACATTGACATAGTGCCGGTGCCCGAAAACATAAGTGTTACCCCAGATATCAAATTGGATGTCGATGTAGATTCGTATAATAATTTAGAAGCCGATTCAGATTGGAAAAATGAAGACGAATCGTTTGATG ATGATATTCCATTGTTAAGCTTAAAggataaattacaaaaaaattcttcaagtcGAACTAAAATTATTGTGAAAAATCATGTTCGTATAAAAAAGATCGGCCAAAAGTGTAAGAAGGAGCAGTCTTCTACTGAGAAGCAAGGATTGAGAACGGAAGCTGcgaaacgaaatgaagaaataattggaaattgcatgcttttgaatTGTGATCTGTGTAATGTGTGTGTTGAAAATTACAACGATCTTCGATTGCATTTCACACAAGTACATAACAGAACAGCATATGTGAAgtgttgtggaaaaacattcCATAGACCAAACATATTAGCTGAACACGTTCAATGGCATACGGATCCCAGTAAATTCAA ATGTGATATCTGTGGCAAACAGTTGCGGTCTAGCAAGTGCCTGGCAAGTcacatgaaaatgatccattccAAAAAGGAAAAAGTATGCTGCCCTATTTGTTCGAAGGTATTTCGGGGGCAGAAATGTCTCGACAATCACATACGAAGACATAAAGACGATAGAGAATATCCCTGTGAAATATGTAACAAAAG CTTTGCAAACCCGCAACGCTTGCGTAGACATATTGAGGCCATACACGAGAACCTCCAACGCCATATATGTGACATATGTGGTAAAGCATTTAAATTCAAACCCTCATTTGAAAGGCACGTGCTTGAGCACCAAGGCATAATAGAGCCACCGGTTCAATGTGATATTTGTGGAGAGTGGTCTAAGAATAAGCATGTTCACAGGCTGCATCAATTCAAACACAATAACATTGACACGGACTGTAAATTTTGTGGACGCAAATGCCGCTCGCGCACTGCGTTGCGAGGTCACATCAATTATATGCACAAGAAAAAGTATGATTTACAATGCAGCTTTTGCGACAAAACTTTCAAAGAGACTAGAAACCTAGAA GAACATATGGCTACGCACACGGGTGCACAATTATATTCTTGTCCGCATTGTTCCAAGGAATGCCGCTCAAGGTCGAACATGTACGTTCATATTAAACGTATGCACGTGAATGAATGGTTTCAATCGAAAGTGGCGCGTTCAAATGATCCAACACTGAGAGTGGAAAACGTCAGctga